CAGTTCGCCGCAGCCCCGAATCGTCTTCCATGACAGGCCGCCCGCACCCCGGAGGCGGCCGCGCCACGGCCTGGTGAACTCGGCGAGCCTGCCGGGCTCGACGGTCAGCGCAGGCCGATGCCGATGAGGCAGGTGTCGTCGTCGGTGTCGGAGCGGTTGTGGGCGAGCAGGTGGTCCAGCCGCGCGTCCAGTGTCGCGGCGTGGCGGCTGGCCGAGACGAGGAGCTGCCGCTGGGAGTCCTCCAGCGTCCGGTCGGTCCGCTCGATCAGGCCGTCGGTGTACATCAGCAGCGTGTCCTCGCGCCGCAGCTCGATCCGGCCCTCCTCGAAGTCGGCCTCGCTCACCGCGCCCAGCAGGATCCCGCCGATCATGGGCAGTTCGGCGGCCCGGTCGTCGCGGATCAGGATGGGCGGCAGATGTCCCGCTCGGGCCCAGCGCAGCACCCGGGTCCCGGGGTTGTAGAGCGCGCAGATCGCCGTGGCCGTGAAGTTGTCGATCATCTGGTGCGCGACGAGGTTCAGCCAGGTCATGAGCTGGGCCGGGCCCGCGCCGGTGACGGCGAGCCCGCGCAGGGCGTTGCGCAGGACGACCATGCCGGTGGCGGCTTCGATGCCGTGCCCCGCGACGTCGCCCACCGACAGCAGGATCTGCTTGGACGGCAGGACTATGGCGTCGTACCAGTCACCGCCGACCAGGTGCTCCTTCTCCGCCGGTCGGTACCGGACGGCGATCTGCAGGTCGAAGGCGTCCATGGGACCGCGGCTCGGCGGCATGATCGCGTGTTGCAGCTGGAGCGCCAGACGGTTCCGCTCGGCGGCCTGCTGTTCGCTCTGGACGAGTTGGTCCTGCGTGGCGGCCAGCGCGACCTCCGTCCAGTGCTGGGCGGAGATGTCCTGGTAGACGCCGCGGATGGCGAGCAGGGTGGCGTGGTCGTCGAAGACAGGTTCGGCGACCACGCGGATATGACGGCTGATGCCGTCGCTCCTGCGCAGCCGGAAGGACACCGAGGCGGATCGCCGGTGGTGCAGCAGCGTGCGCAGGAAGCGGCCGACCTCGGGAACGTCGTCGGGGTGGGCGTGCTCGGCCAGCCGGTCGATCGGGATCGGCGCCGCCGACCGCTCCAGGCCGTAGAACTCGAACAGCTGCTGGTTCCAGGTGATCTCGCCGAGGACGGCGTCCTCCTCGAAGCCGCCGATGCGGCCGAGGCGCTGGGCGTGCTGGAGCAGCCGCGCCAGGCGCGAGGTCTCGTCGAGGATCGCCCAGACCACCAGCACGCCGCCGCCCTGGCGGCTGAGGCTGAGGCGCATGACGACGCTCAGCGGCACCTGGTCGACGAGGGTGGTGAGCGCCATCCGGTCGGCCCTGAACGGCTCGCCCGTGGCGTAGACGTGCTGGACCTTCTCGTAGATGCCGCCGTCGCCCGCCAGCAGTGGATAGGTCTCCAGCAGCAGTGCGCCGACGACCTCGCCCCTCGGGCGTCCCGCGGGGTCCAGGAAGGGGCCGTTGGCGTGGCTGACGCGGAAGTCGACCAGGTGGCCCTCGCCGTCGAGGTGGGGCGTCAGCACCAGCGCGGGATCGTGCAGGCCGTCGGCCAGGTCCACCAGTTCGGCGTAGCCGTCGCCCGCCGCGGCCCCCTGCTGGCCCGAGGGCGCCTCGATGGTGTGGGCGACCAGCTCGGCCAGCGCCTCCACCTGCCTGCGGATCTGCGGCGACTGCGGTTCGAGGTCGTCCGGCCAGCCGATCTCCAGCACGCCCAGCACCCGGCCGCCGGTGCCGGCCGGAACGGTGACGCGCCCTCCTGACAGCTGCCGGTGCCCGATGGTGGGCGGCCCCGCCTGCCGCAGCGAGTCGAACCAGACCGTGCGGCGCTCGGTCAACGCCCTGCGCGCGGCCGTGGTCACCCCCGGCGGCACGTAGTGCCAGCGCCTGGCCTCCTCGGCGCTGAAGCCCGCGTAGCCGGCCAGCCTGAGCGAGGCGTCGGGACCGGCCACCCACACGGCGACGGCCGCCGCGCCGAGCGGCCCGAGCGCGTGCTCCAGGAGCGAGACGGCCACCGCCTGGGTGTCGGGGGCGTGCACCATCCCGTGCTCCGCGGCGCGCAGCCGTACCGCGGGGCTGCGGGTCTCGGCCGGTACGGCGTCCGCCAGGACGTCTTCCGCCACCTCGGCCAGCCGGTCGCGCGCGGCCTGGTTGATGAGGTCGGCGGCGAGCTCGAGGGGCGAGACGCCCGCCTCCTCCGCCAGCGCCGCCAGCTGCCGGGCCGCCTGGGTCGGCCCGCACCGCAGCCGTTCGATCAGGATGCCCCTGGCGAGCTCGATCAGCGCCCGGCCGTCCGCGGCCTGCTGGGCCTCCTGCACCTGACGGCGCAGGCGTTCGATCGTGGCGGCCAGCCTGCCGATTCCAGCACGCTCGCCGTCCGGCTCAGAGGGAGGCTGCACTCGGGCTCCTATGGGGTCGGGGCGGTTCAGGCGCTGATCCATCGCTGGATGAGGCGCAGGAGATGGTCGGTCTCGACGGGCTTGGTGACGTAGTCGCTCGACCCCGCGGCCAGGCTCTTCTCCTGGTCGCCGGGCATCGCCTTGGCGGTGACCGCGATGATCGGCAGGTTCGCGTACTGCGGCATGGCCCTGATCGCGGAGGTGGCCGCGTAGCCGTCCATCTCCGGCATCATCACGTCCATCAGCACGATGTCGATCTCGGGGTGGGCGAGCAGCGTGTCGATGCCCTTGCGGCCGTCCTCGGCGTGCAGCACCCGCATGCCGCGCATCTCCAGGACGCTGGTCAGCGCGAACAGGTTGCGCGTGTCGTCGTCGACCACCAGCACGGTACGGCCGGCGAGCGTGCCGTCCGACTCGCGCCCGGCGGGCTCGCCCGCCCTCTCCGACCGCACGAGGGGCAGCACGTCGCCCGGTTGGTCGGCCGTCAGGTGCAGGGCGATGCGCTCGCGCAGCTCGTCGAGGCTCGACAGCAGCTCCAGCGGCTGGGAGTCGGCCCGCTCCTGCAGCGACTGTTCCTGCTCCGGGTCCATCCGCCAGTTGTTGTAGGCCAGGACGGGCACGCCGCGCAGGGCCGCGTCGCCGTCGATGGCGTCGAGCAGGCCGAAGGCGGCCCTGCCCGGCATGTCGAGGTCGAGGACGATGCAGTGGCACGGGTCGGCGGCCAGCGTGGCGGCCGCCGCGGGCGCGCCCGCGGCGGTCACGATCTCCACGGGTCCGTGCGCGCCGCCGACGTCGCGGTTGGCCAGGTCCGACAGGACGCTCTCCGCCACCAGGGACAGCAGCCCGCGCGGCCGTTCCTCGACCACGAGCAGCCTGCGCGTCTGCGCGGGCGGCTGGATCGCGGGCCGCTCCTGCCGTCCGCCCGGCCGGTCCGCGCCGTCGCCGCGGGCCGCCGACGGCGTCGCCTCCGCCGGCTGCTCGGCGAAGTCGGGCCGCGCGACCGGCAGGAACAGCGTGAACGTGCTGCCCTGTCCCGGCACGCTCTGCGCGGTGATCGCGCCGCCGAGCAGGTAGGCGATCTCGCGACTGATGGACAGGCCGAGCCCCGTCCCGCCGTACTTGCGGCTGGTGGTTCCGTCGGCCTGCTGGAAGGCGCCGAAGATGGCCTCCAGCTGTTGCTCGGCGATGCCGATGCCGGTGTCGATGACACGGAAGGCCAGCGCAGGGCCGTACGGCCGGACCGTGGCGGGCAGCTGCCCCTTCGGCGCGGGTTCGATGCGCAGCTCGACGCTGCCGGTCTCGGTGAACTTGACCGCGTTGGACAGCAGGTTGCGCAGCACCTGGCGGAGCCTGGAGTCGTCGGTGAGCAGGCTCTCGGGCACGCCCGGCGCGGTCGTGACGCGGAACTCCAGGCTCTTGTCCGTCGTCATCGGCCGGAAGGTGGCCTCGACGTAGTCGTGCAGCTGCCGCAGGGACACCCGTTCGGGGCTGATGTCCATCTTGCCCGCCTCGACCTTCGACAGATCGAGGATGTCGTTGATGAGCTGGAGCAGATCCGAGCCCGCCGAGTGGATGACGCTGGCGTACTCGACCTGCTTGGCGGTCAGGTTGCGCGTGGGGTTCTGGGCGAGCAGCTGGGCGAGGATGAGCAGGGAGTTGAGCGGGGTGCGCAGCTCGTGGCTCATGTTGGCCAGGAACTCGCTCTTGTACTTGGAGGCCAGCGACAGCTGCTGCGCGCGGTCCTCGAGCTCCTGCCTGGCCTGCTCGATCTCCAGGTTCTTGGTCTCGATGTCCTGGTTCTGCGAGGCGAGCAGGGCCGCCTTCTCCTCGAGCTCGGCGTTGGAGCGCCGCAGCTCCTCCTGCTGGTCCTGCAGCTCCTCCGAGCGGGTCTGGAGCTCGGCGGTCAGCCGCTGCGACTCCGCCAGCAGCTCGTCGGTGCGGGCGTTGGCGACGATCGTGTTGACGTTGACGCCTATCGTCTCCATCAGCTGGTCGAGGAAGGCCCGGTGCACGGGGGTGAACGCGTGCAGCGACGCCAGCTCGATCACGCCGAGCACCTGCTCCTCCACCACGATCGGCAGGACGATCAGCGAGCTCGGGGCGCTCTCGCCGAGCCCCGAGGAGATCCTGACGTAGCCGGGCGGGATCTCGTCCATGGCGATGGTACGGCGGGTGCGGGCGGCCTGGCCGACCAGCGACTCGCCCATCCTGAACCGGGTCGCGGACTCGCCCGCCGGGTAGCCGTAGGCGCTGATGAGGTGCAGCTCGGTGCCCGTGGGCGCCTCCTCCGCCAGGAAGAACGCGCCGAACTGGGCCGACACCAGCGGCGCCAGCTCGTTCATCACCAGCTCGGCCACCGTGGCCAGGTCCCGGTGTCCCTGCATGAGACCCGACATCCTGGCCAGGTTGGACTTGAGCCAGTCCTGGTCCTGGTTGGCCCTGGTGGTCTCGCGCAGCGACTTCACCATGGAGTTGATGTTGTCCTTGAGCTCGGCGACCTCGCCCGAGGCGTCGACCGTGATGGAGCGGGTCAGGTCGCCGGAGGTGACGGCGCTGGTCACCTCGGCGATGGCGCGCACCTGGCGGGTGAGGTTGCCGGCGAGCTCGTTGACGTTCTCCGTCAGCCGCTTCCAGGTGCCCGACACGCCCTCGACCTCGGCCTGGCCGCCGAGCCGCCCCTCGCTGCCGACCTCGCGGGCGACCCTGGTCACCTCGGCCGCGAACGACGACAGCTGGTCGACCATCGTGTTGATCGTGGTCTTGAGCTCCAGTATCTCGCCGCGGGCGTCCACGTCGATCTTCCTGGTGAGGTCGCCCCTGGCCACGGCCGTGGTGACCTGGGCGATGCTGCGCACCTGGGCGGTGAGGTTGTCGGCCATGACGTTCACCGACTCGGTCAGGGCCTTCCAGGTGCCGGAGACGCCCTTCACGTCGGCCTGGCCGCCCAGCCGCCCCTCGGTGCCGACCTCGCGCGCCACGCGGGTCACCTCGTCGGCGAAGGACGACAGCTGGTCGACCATCGTGTTGAGGGTGTTCTTCAGCTCGAGGATCTCGCCGCGCGCCGAGACGGTGATCTTCTGCGACAGGTCGCCGCGGGCCACCGCGGTCGCCACCTGCGAGATGTTGCGCACCTGGGCGGTGAGGTTGCCCGCCATGTAGTTGACCGAGTCGGTGAGGTCGCGCCAGGTGCCGGCCACGCCCTTGACGTCGGCCTGCCCGCCGAGCCGGCCCTCGGTGCCGACCTCGCGCGCCACGCGGGTCACCTCGTCGGCGAACGACGACAGCTGGTCGACCATCGTGTTTACGGTGTTCTTCAGCTCGAGGATCTCGCCGCGGGCGTCGACCGTGATCTTCTGCGAGAGGTCGCCCTCGGCGACGGCGGTGGTGACCTCGGCGATGCTGCGCACCTGGTCGGTCAGGTTGCCCGCCATGGCGTTGACGGACTCGGTGAGGTCCTTCCAGGTGCCGGAGACGCCCGGCACGTCGGCCTGGCCGCCGAGCCGTCCCTCGGTGCCGACCTCGCGGGCCACCCTGGTCACCTCGGAGGTGAACAGCGACAGCTGGTCCACCATGCCGTTGAAGACCTGTGCGATCTCGCCGAGCAGTCCGTCGGCGTCGCCGGGCAGGCGCGTGCCGAAGTCGCCGTCCCTCACCGCGGTCAGCCCGGCCAGCAACCGCCGGAGTTCGAGCTCTCCCGCGTCGCCGACCCGCCGAGTTCCCGAGCGGCTGCCACTCACCCTGTCGTCATCCCCTCGATATGCTTGCCATAGGGCAAATATAGGGGCAGGAGGCTAGCGCACGTGATCGCTATTGGACAATTCACGCTGGTGCGGGTATTTGCTTGGTGCGACAACCTCCCATCTGACGAGGACGAACGTGGCAATCCGCAACGGCCTGAGCGCCGTCTATGAGGCGCTGCACGCGGCCCCGCCGTACGCGCTGGTCGAAGTGGTCCGCGACGCGCTCGTGGCTCACACCGCCGCGCAGGGCGCGGAACTGCTGCTGGCCGACTACGCACTGGTCGCGTTGCGGCCCGTGCTCGACACCCCCGTGCCGGGTGACGCCGAGATCCGCATCGACTCCAGCGACGCGGGCCGCGCCTTCGCCTCGCAGCAGGCGCAGTGGGAGGAGGCGCACGGCACGCTCCACCTGCCCGTCACGGCGTGCGGCGAGCGCTTCGGCGTGCTCAGCGTCCACCTGCCCGCCCGGCCGGAGCTCGACGACGTCGGCGAGCTCCAGGAGGTGGCCGAGGCCCTCGGCCACGGCCTGCGCGGCGCCGACCGGCTCACGGACCGCTACCAGCGGGCCCGCCGCCTGGCCAGGATGACGCTCGCGGCCGAGATGCAGTGGGGGCTGCTGCCCGGCTACGGCCACACGGGCAAGGGCTACCGCCTCGCCGGCCAGCTCGAGCCCGCCTACGCCGTCTACGGCGACAACTTCGACTGGAGTTGCGACCCCGACTCGCTGGGGCTGTCGATCACCAACGGCATGGGCGAGGGCATGCGGGCGGCGCTGCTCACCACGCTGGCCGTCACCGCGCTGCGCAACGCCCGCCGGTCGGGCGCGGGCCTGGAAGAGCAGGCGGGCCTCGCGGACGAGGCGATCTTCGCGCAGTACGGCGGGCGGGAGTACGTCTCGACCCTGCTGCTGCGCTTCGACGCCGCCACCGGCCGGCTGTTCGCCGTCGACGCCGGCTCGCCCCGGCTGATCCGCCTGCGCGGCCTGGACGTCGAGACCGTCAAGCTCGACCGGCAGCTCCCCCTCGGCATGTTCGGCAACACCACCTACACCGAGCAGTCCGTGACACTCCAGCCGGGCGACCGGATGGTCATCGTCAGCGACGGGGTCTACGGCGCTCGCTCCACGACAAACGCCGACTTCGGCGAATCGCTCCTCGAGTCCGTCGTCAGATCCACCCGGTTGCAACCGGCCGACGAGGCCGTCAGGACCATGATTCGTGGCATGCTGACGTTCAGGGAAGGCGTGGACGTCTTCGACGACGCTGTCGTGGTGTGCCTCGACTGGACCGCCGAGCAGGCGGCCGAAGCCCTTCCCCCCGTGGAGGGAGACGTCGTCTGAGGTGCTTCGCACCCTCGCCGAACTGGAATGCCGCATGAACGACCACAGTGAGCTCGGACACCTCGATCCCGCGACGGGGGCGGCCGTCGAGGGCGCCGCCGCGGCCCTGATCGCGGTCTGGGCCTACTCCAGGCAGAGCGCGGCCACCAAGGTCTCGTCCATCCAGTTGCAGGCGCTCCTGACCATCGAACGCCATCAGCAGGTCAATCTCGCCGGGCTCGGCCAGGCGCTGGGCGCGCTGCCGTCCTCCACCAGCCGCCTGTGCGACCGGCTGGAGGCCACGGGATGGGTGCGCCGCTCGGTCTCCCCCGACGACCGGCGCGAGCTGACCATCGGCCTCACCCCCGCCGGAAAGGCCCTGCTGGAGGAGTTGCGCGCCCAGCGCCGCGCCGACCTCGCCCAGGTCGTCGACGAGATGCCGCCCGAGGCCCGCAAGGCGCTGCTGCGCGGGCTGCGGGCGTTCACCGCGGCCGCGGACCGGGTCACGGAGCAGCGGATCGACCGCTCCGACGACACCTGGACCCTCATCGCCGGGCGGTTCCTCGCCTGACGACCGGGTGGTGGTCACGCGTTCTTGCGGGCGGTCACCATGGCGAAGGACAGGAACTCGCCCTTGTCGGCTTCGAGCATGGCGATGGTCTGCTCGGCGGCCGCCCTGTTGTCCGGCTGGTGTTCGAAGCAGGCGCGGGCCCACAGCAGCCAGTCGTTCCAGCCGTCGTCCTGCAGGCGCGCCGACGTCACCGTGACCAGCTCGGTGATCTCCCACTGGAAGCGCCACCACTCCGCGGTGTGCCAGGCGATGGCCTCCCACCCGACGAGCGTCTTGATGTGGGGCGGGATGGCGCCGAGGTCGCGGACTTCACGGGTCATGCCGGGAGTGGCGACCCCCAGCTGGCCGTCCGGCTTGAGGAAGCGCGTGATGTAGGCGAGATAGCTGTCGGCGGTGCCGAAGTACTCGTAGGAGTCGATGCTGACGATCGCGTCGAAGGAGTCGCGTTCGAACGGCAACGCGTGCGCCTCCGCGTTGACCGCCTCAACCCGGTCCGCGACTCCGGCCTCGGCGAAGACGGCCGCGGCGGTGTCGGCCGCGACCCACAGGTCGGCCGCCACGACCTCCACGCCGAACTCGCGGGCCAGGAAGACGGAGGTCGCGCCCATCCCCGAGCCGAGATCGAGCACCCGCATGCCGGGCCGCAGGTCGAGGTCCCGCGACAGGTCCTCCAGCAGCCACAGCGGGTTCGGGCCCATGTCCAGGCCCACCAGCCACGCGGGGTCGTAGCGGGAGGAGCGGGGGTAGTCGTCAGGACGGACGAGATTGCTCAGAGCGGTCACGGCCCGGCATTTCACCAGACCCCTCCCTCGACCCGCAATCCCATATGGGTGCGCACCTCCTACGGCGGGCCTTGGCCACCCCCAGAAGACGGCCCCCCAGAAGACGGCCACCCCCAGAAGACGGTTAACCAGGAGACCGGTCAGCAGGGGAAGGCCGTTGGTGAGGGAAGGCGGTCAGCGGGCGGCGTTGGGGCGTTGGGCCTGGGACTGTTGGAGCGCAGCGTTGATGCGCAGCGCCTCGGCCAGCTGGTCCTCCAGGACGATGATGCGGCACGCGGCCTCCAGAGCGGTGCCCTGGTCGACCAGCTCGCGCGCTCTGGCCGCCAGGCGCAGCTGGTAGCGCGAGTAACGGCGGTGACCGCCTGCGGAACGCTGGGGTTCGATCAGCCTGGCGGCGCCGAGGGCGCGGAGAAACGCGGGGGTGACGCCCAGCAGCTCCGCCGCCCCGCCCATGCTGTAGGCGGGGTAGTCCTCGTCATCGAACCTGTCGCCGGGCGTGGCGGCGCACTGGTCGCCGCCCGCGACACCAGAGGTGTCCTCGGGCATGCCGCCCGGTGCCGTCACCGCTTGATCCATCAAACCTTCCCACATGCGGACAGGGGCCCCGGCGCCATGCGCCGGGGCCCAGTTTGAGGTTCAACACCATCTACCGGCCAGCTGGCCGGATTGTCTTCTTCCGCATCGGCCGCGCACGTGCGGCGGAGTGCGGGGATCGCGGATTTGTGACCGTAAACCACCGTCCTATCCCTGGGACTGCGGTACCCGCGCGGCGCGACGCGCCCGCGACGGGCGATCCTGATGGCGTTCAACACTCCCTTCTCTATCCGTGCGATCTTCCGACTTCACGTACGGCCGGGCTGATCCTCGTCGTACTGCATTCTCACGCCCGGCCCTGGTGGATCCGTTTCTTGCTACACCAAAAACATAGCTCCGTCACGCACGAATGTCTACTTCGGTCACTGCAGATTTTACTTCCGCCGCGCCTACCTGGGCGACCCGTCGCCCGCGTACTGGGTGCGGTCCTCTTCAAGGACGTCGGCCGCCTTACGGATGATGAGCGGGTCGGGCACGCCCACCACCTCGTGGTTCTTGCCGTCGTAGTCGAATCGGCTCAGCACGTGGCGGATCGCCTCGATGCGGGCGCGCTTCTTGTCGTTGCTCTTGATGACCGTCCACGGCGCGTGATCGGTGTCGGTGTGGAGGAACATGTCCTCCTTGGCCTCGGTGTACTCGTCCCATTTCTGGCGCGAGGCCAGGTCCATCGGCGACAGCTTCCAGCGCCTGACCGGGTCGATGCTGCGGATGATGAAGCGGGTCAGCTGCTCGCCGCGGGAGACCGAGAACCAGAACTTGATCAGGTGGATGCCGTCCTCGACGAGCATCCGCTCGAACATCGGCGCCTGCCGCAGGAACTGCAGGTACTCCGCGGAGGTGCAGAAGCCCATCACCCGTTCGACGCCCGCGCGGTTGTACCAGGATCGGTCGAAGAAGACCATCTCTCCGGCCCCGGGCAGGTGGGCGACGTAGCGCTGGAAGTACCACTGGGAGCTCTCCCTGACACTCGGCTTCTCCAGCGCGACCACGGTGGCGCCGCGCGGGTTGAGATGCTCCTGGAAGCGCTTGATCGTCCCGCCCTTGCCGGCGGCGTCGCGCCCTTCGAACAGGACCACGAGCCGGACGCCGGTGTCCTTGACCCAGTACTGGAGCTTCACCAGCTCGATCTGCAGCTGC
This window of the Nonomuraea africana genome carries:
- a CDS encoding SpoIIE family protein phosphatase, translated to MQPPSEPDGERAGIGRLAATIERLRRQVQEAQQAADGRALIELARGILIERLRCGPTQAARQLAALAEEAGVSPLELAADLINQAARDRLAEVAEDVLADAVPAETRSPAVRLRAAEHGMVHAPDTQAVAVSLLEHALGPLGAAAVAVWVAGPDASLRLAGYAGFSAEEARRWHYVPPGVTTAARRALTERRTVWFDSLRQAGPPTIGHRQLSGGRVTVPAGTGGRVLGVLEIGWPDDLEPQSPQIRRQVEALAELVAHTIEAPSGQQGAAAGDGYAELVDLADGLHDPALVLTPHLDGEGHLVDFRVSHANGPFLDPAGRPRGEVVGALLLETYPLLAGDGGIYEKVQHVYATGEPFRADRMALTTLVDQVPLSVVMRLSLSRQGGGVLVVWAILDETSRLARLLQHAQRLGRIGGFEEDAVLGEITWNQQLFEFYGLERSAAPIPIDRLAEHAHPDDVPEVGRFLRTLLHHRRSASVSFRLRRSDGISRHIRVVAEPVFDDHATLLAIRGVYQDISAQHWTEVALAATQDQLVQSEQQAAERNRLALQLQHAIMPPSRGPMDAFDLQIAVRYRPAEKEHLVGGDWYDAIVLPSKQILLSVGDVAGHGIEAATGMVVLRNALRGLAVTGAGPAQLMTWLNLVAHQMIDNFTATAICALYNPGTRVLRWARAGHLPPILIRDDRAAELPMIGGILLGAVSEADFEEGRIELRREDTLLMYTDGLIERTDRTLEDSQRQLLVSASRHAATLDARLDHLLAHNRSDTDDDTCLIGIGLR
- a CDS encoding PP2C family protein-serine/threonine phosphatase, which encodes MAIRNGLSAVYEALHAAPPYALVEVVRDALVAHTAAQGAELLLADYALVALRPVLDTPVPGDAEIRIDSSDAGRAFASQQAQWEEAHGTLHLPVTACGERFGVLSVHLPARPELDDVGELQEVAEALGHGLRGADRLTDRYQRARRLARMTLAAEMQWGLLPGYGHTGKGYRLAGQLEPAYAVYGDNFDWSCDPDSLGLSITNGMGEGMRAALLTTLAVTALRNARRSGAGLEEQAGLADEAIFAQYGGREYVSTLLLRFDAATGRLFAVDAGSPRLIRLRGLDVETVKLDRQLPLGMFGNTTYTEQSVTLQPGDRMVIVSDGVYGARSTTNADFGESLLESVVRSTRLQPADEAVRTMIRGMLTFREGVDVFDDAVVVCLDWTAEQAAEALPPVEGDVV
- a CDS encoding MerR family transcriptional regulator, which produces MPEDTSGVAGGDQCAATPGDRFDDEDYPAYSMGGAAELLGVTPAFLRALGAARLIEPQRSAGGHRRYSRYQLRLAARARELVDQGTALEAACRIIVLEDQLAEALRINAALQQSQAQRPNAAR
- the ppk2 gene encoding polyphosphate kinase 2 — translated: MARGTDRAGDGEFLAASRSGRTLVASSELLNALPHLSVIDDDDDDPVLIGRDGLPVDSWREHYPYESRMDRGEYARVKRQLQIELVKLQYWVKDTGVRLVVLFEGRDAAGKGGTIKRFQEHLNPRGATVVALEKPSVRESSQWYFQRYVAHLPGAGEMVFFDRSWYNRAGVERVMGFCTSAEYLQFLRQAPMFERMLVEDGIHLIKFWFSVSRGEQLTRFIIRSIDPVRRWKLSPMDLASRQKWDEYTEAKEDMFLHTDTDHAPWTVIKSNDKKRARIEAIRHVLSRFDYDGKNHEVVGVPDPLIIRKAADVLEEDRTQYAGDGSPR
- a CDS encoding MarR family winged helix-turn-helix transcriptional regulator, giving the protein MNDHSELGHLDPATGAAVEGAAAALIAVWAYSRQSAATKVSSIQLQALLTIERHQQVNLAGLGQALGALPSSTSRLCDRLEATGWVRRSVSPDDRRELTIGLTPAGKALLEELRAQRRADLAQVVDEMPPEARKALLRGLRAFTAAADRVTEQRIDRSDDTWTLIAGRFLA
- a CDS encoding SAM-dependent methyltransferase gives rise to the protein MTALSNLVRPDDYPRSSRYDPAWLVGLDMGPNPLWLLEDLSRDLDLRPGMRVLDLGSGMGATSVFLAREFGVEVVAADLWVAADTAAAVFAEAGVADRVEAVNAEAHALPFERDSFDAIVSIDSYEYFGTADSYLAYITRFLKPDGQLGVATPGMTREVRDLGAIPPHIKTLVGWEAIAWHTAEWWRFQWEITELVTVTSARLQDDGWNDWLLWARACFEHQPDNRAAAEQTIAMLEADKGEFLSFAMVTARKNA
- a CDS encoding HAMP domain-containing protein yields the protein MSGSRSGTRRVGDAGELELRRLLAGLTAVRDGDFGTRLPGDADGLLGEIAQVFNGMVDQLSLFTSEVTRVAREVGTEGRLGGQADVPGVSGTWKDLTESVNAMAGNLTDQVRSIAEVTTAVAEGDLSQKITVDARGEILELKNTVNTMVDQLSSFADEVTRVAREVGTEGRLGGQADVKGVAGTWRDLTDSVNYMAGNLTAQVRNISQVATAVARGDLSQKITVSARGEILELKNTLNTMVDQLSSFADEVTRVAREVGTEGRLGGQADVKGVSGTWKALTESVNVMADNLTAQVRSIAQVTTAVARGDLTRKIDVDARGEILELKTTINTMVDQLSSFAAEVTRVAREVGSEGRLGGQAEVEGVSGTWKRLTENVNELAGNLTRQVRAIAEVTSAVTSGDLTRSITVDASGEVAELKDNINSMVKSLRETTRANQDQDWLKSNLARMSGLMQGHRDLATVAELVMNELAPLVSAQFGAFFLAEEAPTGTELHLISAYGYPAGESATRFRMGESLVGQAARTRRTIAMDEIPPGYVRISSGLGESAPSSLIVLPIVVEEQVLGVIELASLHAFTPVHRAFLDQLMETIGVNVNTIVANARTDELLAESQRLTAELQTRSEELQDQQEELRRSNAELEEKAALLASQNQDIETKNLEIEQARQELEDRAQQLSLASKYKSEFLANMSHELRTPLNSLLILAQLLAQNPTRNLTAKQVEYASVIHSAGSDLLQLINDILDLSKVEAGKMDISPERVSLRQLHDYVEATFRPMTTDKSLEFRVTTAPGVPESLLTDDSRLRQVLRNLLSNAVKFTETGSVELRIEPAPKGQLPATVRPYGPALAFRVIDTGIGIAEQQLEAIFGAFQQADGTTSRKYGGTGLGLSISREIAYLLGGAITAQSVPGQGSTFTLFLPVARPDFAEQPAEATPSAARGDGADRPGGRQERPAIQPPAQTRRLLVVEERPRGLLSLVAESVLSDLANRDVGGAHGPVEIVTAAGAPAAAATLAADPCHCIVLDLDMPGRAAFGLLDAIDGDAALRGVPVLAYNNWRMDPEQEQSLQERADSQPLELLSSLDELRERIALHLTADQPGDVLPLVRSERAGEPAGRESDGTLAGRTVLVVDDDTRNLFALTSVLEMRGMRVLHAEDGRKGIDTLLAHPEIDIVLMDVMMPEMDGYAATSAIRAMPQYANLPIIAVTAKAMPGDQEKSLAAGSSDYVTKPVETDHLLRLIQRWISA